The sequence below is a genomic window from Streptomyces sp. V1I1.
ACGCTGCGCGCGGCCCGGTCCGCGTTGTCGACCCAGGCCCCGTGCTGCGCAAGGTCCTCGGCGTGCAACTGGTCCAGCCCCACGGGGCAACCTTCAGCGAGCTCGCTGTCGGCACGCTCTTCGGGCGTGTCGTCAATCGCCGGACGGGCTGGAGAACCGGCCGAGCGGTCCGCGATACGCCCGTCCCTCGCCGCCGTCGCCGCGAGGCGGGCCACCAGGCTGCCGTCCGGGGCGCGCAGGTCGTCCCGCGTCTGTGGGGCGGACGGGACCGCGAGTGCCGCCGCGACCGATTCCGCCGTCAGGACCAGCCCCGTCGCACCCGTGCACGACACCGCCACATCGGCACGTGTCAGCTCGTCGGCAACGGAGGCCATCGTCACCGCGCGCACCGTCATGCCGCCCGGCTCGTTCAGCACCGCGGCCAGCCGCTCCGCGCGCTCCAGCGTCCGGTTGGCGATGACAAGTTCACGTACACCCAGCCGCGCCAGCGTCGTCGCGGCCAGCGAGGACATCGAGCCCGCGCCGATGACCAGCACCCGCTTGCCCGCGGCCCAGCCCTCGACGTCCGCGCCGTCCGCCAACTGCTCCAGGCCGAACGTGACGAGCGACTGCCCCGCCCGGTCGATCCCGGTCTCGCTGTGCGCACGCTTGCCGACGCGCAGAGCCTGCTGGAAGAGGTCGTTGATCAGCCGGCCCGCGGTGTGCAAGTCCTGCCCGAGCGCGAGCGCGTCCTTGATCTGCCCGAGGATCTGTCCCTCGCCGACGACCATGGAGTCGAGCCCGCACGCCACCGAGAAGAGGTGGTGGACGGCCCGGTCCTCGTAGTGCACATAGAGATACGGAGTGAGCTCCTCGAGCCCGACCCCGCTGTGCTGCGCCAGCAGCGTCGACAGCTCGGCGACACCCGCGTGGAACTTGTCCACGTCCGCGTACAGCTCGATGCGGTTGCACGTGGCAAGCACCGCGGCCTCCGCCGCAGGCTCCGCGGCCAGCGTGTCCTGGAGCAGCTTGACCTGCGTGTCCGCAGCCAGCGAGGCACGCTCCAGCACGCTCACCGGCGCACTGCGGTGACTCAGTCCGACGACCAGAAGGCTCATGCCGGCATCACGGCGGGCATGTCCCCGTCCGGTCCCTTCCGGCCTGCCGCGGCCTCGGCCTCCTCGCC
It includes:
- a CDS encoding glutamyl-tRNA reductase, with amino-acid sequence MSLLVVGLSHRSAPVSVLERASLAADTQVKLLQDTLAAEPAAEAAVLATCNRIELYADVDKFHAGVAELSTLLAQHSGVGLEELTPYLYVHYEDRAVHHLFSVACGLDSMVVGEGQILGQIKDALALGQDLHTAGRLINDLFQQALRVGKRAHSETGIDRAGQSLVTFGLEQLADGADVEGWAAGKRVLVIGAGSMSSLAATTLARLGVRELVIANRTLERAERLAAVLNEPGGMTVRAVTMASVADELTRADVAVSCTGATGLVLTAESVAAALAVPSAPQTRDDLRAPDGSLVARLAATAARDGRIADRSAGSPARPAIDDTPEERADSELAEGCPVGLDQLHAEDLAQHGAWVDNADRAARSVVVAAGRVTRTARVRLALLDLAMPRDIDGAVHRLAGVRLVDIESLAEASADAPMAADVDQVRGIVSDEVAAFGAAQRAAHITPTVVALRTMAADVVAGEVARLEGRLPDLDDKERAEITQTVRRVVDKLLHAPTVRVKQLASEPGGAGYADALRTLFDLDPETVASVSRADMNDADVKNRGRV